A single window of Pseudomonas lijiangensis DNA harbors:
- a CDS encoding PepSY domain-containing protein yields the protein MKVEKRLCAILGLGLLCTAAQAKDLNQDEALSLRQRGVILPLEQFIEQALSYHPGSKLLEAELEEKNDLYVYEFEVLTTQGVVRELKFDARDGRLLKDEEDD from the coding sequence ATGAAGGTCGAAAAGCGTCTCTGCGCAATCCTTGGCTTGGGGCTGCTCTGCACTGCTGCCCAGGCCAAGGACCTGAATCAGGACGAGGCACTCAGTTTGCGACAACGCGGGGTGATCCTGCCTCTTGAGCAATTCATCGAGCAAGCGCTGAGCTATCACCCTGGCTCCAAGCTGCTTGAAGCCGAGCTGGAAGAAAAAAATGACCTGTACGTCTATGAATTCGAAGTGTTGACCACGCAAGGCGTTGTTCGCGAACTCAAGTTCGATGCGCGTGACGGACGACTCCTGAAAGACGAGGAAGATGATTGA
- a CDS encoding cysteine desulfurase family protein: MQNSALYFDYAATTPVDERVIQVMVKCLGITGNFGNPASSSHSYGQQARLTVEYAREQVAGLVGAQAGQIIWTSGATESNNLALKGVAQEHALRTAKSGGHIITSQIEHKAILDTAQQLEAGGYEVTYLAPDADGLITPDAVSAALRDDTFLVSLMLVNNELGTVSDIAAIGERVRAHGALFHVDAAQGAGKLAINLAELAVDLMSFSAHKIYGPKGIGALYVGPRAEQRVLAQIHGGGHECGLRSGTLATHQIAGMGAAFALAADSLEQEIAHIERLNLRLRERLADIPGVRINGSPDQRIAHTLSLTFGKSDLNIAALGNGLAFSSTSACNSAKNTPSHVLLALGYSPQAASQTIRLSLGRFTSEQDIDRAVELIRASLIQPAFWAVAQS, encoded by the coding sequence ATGCAAAATTCTGCGCTGTATTTCGATTACGCTGCTACCACGCCCGTGGACGAGCGCGTGATTCAGGTGATGGTCAAGTGTCTGGGGATAACGGGCAATTTCGGCAATCCCGCTTCCAGTTCTCACTCATATGGTCAACAGGCGCGCCTGACAGTCGAATACGCACGCGAGCAGGTAGCCGGGCTGGTGGGTGCCCAGGCCGGACAGATCATCTGGACGTCCGGCGCAACGGAGTCCAATAACCTGGCGCTCAAGGGCGTGGCACAGGAGCATGCACTTCGCACGGCAAAGTCCGGCGGGCACATCATCACCAGCCAGATCGAACACAAAGCCATCCTCGATACAGCCCAGCAGCTCGAAGCCGGTGGCTACGAGGTGACCTACCTTGCCCCAGATGCCGATGGCCTGATCACTCCCGACGCTGTGAGTGCAGCTCTGCGTGACGACACCTTTCTGGTGTCGCTGATGCTGGTCAACAACGAACTGGGAACCGTCAGCGACATCGCCGCAATCGGCGAGCGGGTCCGGGCACACGGCGCGCTGTTTCATGTGGATGCGGCCCAGGGTGCCGGCAAGCTGGCGATCAACCTGGCGGAACTGGCCGTGGACCTGATGTCGTTTTCGGCGCACAAGATCTATGGTCCCAAAGGTATTGGCGCCCTGTATGTCGGCCCGCGTGCCGAGCAGCGGGTTCTGGCCCAGATTCATGGCGGCGGCCATGAATGCGGCCTGCGTTCCGGAACCCTCGCGACTCACCAGATTGCCGGAATGGGCGCAGCCTTCGCCCTGGCAGCCGATTCGCTGGAGCAGGAAATCGCCCATATCGAGCGTCTGAATCTTCGTCTGCGTGAGCGTCTGGCAGATATTCCTGGCGTAAGAATCAACGGCAGCCCTGATCAGCGTATTGCACATACCCTGAGCCTGACCTTCGGCAAGAGCGACCTCAATATCGCTGCCCTTGGCAACGGCCTGGCTTTCTCATCCACCTCGGCCTGCAACTCCGCGAAGAACACGCCTTCGCACGTTCTTCTGGCGCTGGGGTACAGCCCGCAGGCGGCGAGTCAGACCATTCGCCTGAGCCTGGGACGTTTCACCTCCGAGCAGGATATCGACCGCGCTGTGGAGTTGATTCGTGCCTCATTGATCCAGCCTGCGTTCTGGGCGGTTGCTCAGTCTTGA
- the rhtA gene encoding threonine/homoserine exporter RhtA — protein MTNKPRIASIIFPLGLLMIAMASIQSGASLAKSLFPAVGAQGTTTLRLVFASLILLVILRPWRARLTASSLRTVVIYGIALGGMNFLFYMSLQTIPLGVAVALEFTGPLAVALLSSRKAIDFLWVVLAVVGLLLLIPVGQSSSSIDLLGAAYALGAGVCWALYILFGQKAGADNGVQTAALGVIIAAIFIAPIGAVHAGSALLDISLIPAALGVAILSTALPYSLEMVALTRMPAQTFGMLASLEPVFAAFSGILFLGEHLTLVQWLAILAIIMASIGATLTSTSGKPQLVPAD, from the coding sequence ATGACCAACAAGCCTCGTATCGCTTCCATCATCTTTCCCCTGGGATTGCTGATGATTGCGATGGCCTCCATTCAAAGCGGCGCGTCACTGGCCAAAAGTCTTTTCCCTGCCGTAGGTGCACAAGGGACCACCACGCTGCGACTGGTCTTTGCCAGCTTGATCCTGCTGGTGATTTTACGCCCCTGGCGAGCACGCCTCACTGCCAGCTCATTGCGCACGGTGGTCATTTACGGAATCGCACTGGGCGGGATGAATTTCCTCTTCTATATGTCCCTGCAAACCATTCCGCTGGGTGTTGCTGTAGCCCTGGAGTTTACGGGGCCACTGGCTGTCGCCCTGCTCTCCTCACGAAAAGCCATCGACTTTCTCTGGGTGGTGCTGGCCGTTGTCGGTCTGTTGCTGCTCATCCCGGTCGGCCAGTCGAGTTCCAGCATTGATCTGCTCGGCGCAGCCTATGCTCTGGGCGCCGGGGTATGCTGGGCGCTTTATATTCTGTTCGGCCAGAAAGCCGGTGCCGACAACGGAGTCCAGACCGCAGCACTGGGGGTCATCATTGCAGCGATCTTCATCGCTCCGATCGGAGCGGTACACGCCGGCTCGGCACTGCTCGACATTTCCCTGATCCCAGCCGCTCTGGGGGTCGCGATTCTGTCCACTGCATTGCCTTACAGCCTGGAAATGGTCGCACTGACCCGCATGCCCGCACAGACCTTCGGAATGCTGGCAAGCCTGGAGCCGGTGTTCGCTGCCTTTTCAGGCATTCTTTTCCTGGGCGAACACCTGACACTGGTCCAATGGCTGGCGATTTTGGCCATCATAATGGCATCTATCGGCGCCACCCTGACGTCCACGTCAGGCAAACCGCAGCTCGTGCCTGCAGATTGA
- a CDS encoding ATP-binding protein: MKSIQRRLSLGLVAVLVIVGLVMAQTSLYLFELGLQRYLEAGLRKESESLLVALVRGPVGIQLDEQRLSAAYQRPLSGHYFRLDFPEGYWRSRSLWDFELPKPLGAGLHSDLELGHTGQSLLVWSADYRKFGQQITVTVAQDYTPVRASFQRMQQIGLGFGLAALILVLVLQRVTVRRALRPLETVREQISQLQQGQRSQLDNQVPLELEPLVAQINHLLAHTEDSLKRSRNALGNLGHALKTPLAVLLSMASSEQLDANPALRKTLHEQLENIRLRLERELNRARLSGDALPGARFDCDAELSSLFSTLRMIHGEHLDLINDVQSGLHLPWDREDILELLGNLLDNACKWADSEVRLNIEPQGQGFTLLVDDDGPGIPESQRAEVFSRGTRLDEQITGHGLGLGIVRDIVEAWGGDLQLLTSPQGGLRVRIDLPERTSP, encoded by the coding sequence TTGAAGTCCATACAGAGGCGCCTGAGCCTCGGTCTCGTTGCAGTGCTGGTCATTGTGGGTCTGGTGATGGCCCAGACTAGCCTGTATCTGTTTGAGCTGGGCCTGCAACGCTATCTTGAGGCCGGGCTGCGCAAGGAAAGCGAAAGCCTGCTGGTCGCTCTGGTTCGTGGCCCCGTGGGTATTCAACTGGATGAGCAGCGCTTGTCTGCTGCTTATCAGCGTCCGCTCTCCGGGCACTACTTCCGCCTGGATTTTCCCGAAGGCTATTGGCGCTCGCGCTCGTTATGGGATTTCGAATTACCGAAACCCCTGGGTGCAGGTCTTCATTCCGATCTGGAGTTGGGACATACCGGGCAGTCGCTGCTTGTATGGAGCGCGGACTATCGGAAATTCGGTCAGCAGATCACAGTGACGGTTGCCCAGGATTACACCCCTGTCCGGGCAAGTTTTCAGCGCATGCAGCAAATAGGCCTGGGATTCGGCCTGGCGGCACTGATTCTGGTGCTGGTTCTGCAGCGCGTTACCGTGCGCCGGGCCTTGCGTCCTCTGGAAACCGTGCGCGAGCAGATATCCCAGCTGCAACAAGGGCAGCGCTCGCAACTGGATAACCAGGTACCCCTCGAACTTGAGCCGCTGGTTGCCCAGATCAACCACTTGCTCGCTCATACCGAAGACAGCCTCAAGCGCTCACGCAATGCCTTGGGTAACCTGGGTCATGCTCTCAAGACGCCCCTGGCTGTGCTGCTCAGCATGGCCTCGAGCGAACAACTGGATGCCAATCCTGCCCTGCGCAAAACCCTCCATGAGCAACTGGAGAACATCCGCCTGCGCCTGGAGCGTGAGTTGAATCGTGCCCGACTGTCCGGTGATGCGCTGCCGGGAGCGCGTTTCGATTGCGATGCAGAACTGTCCAGCCTGTTTTCGACACTGCGCATGATCCACGGCGAGCATCTGGACCTGATCAATGATGTCCAGAGCGGCCTGCATTTGCCCTGGGATCGTGAGGACATTCTCGAGTTGCTGGGTAACCTGCTGGATAACGCCTGCAAATGGGCTGACAGTGAAGTACGCCTGAATATCGAGCCGCAAGGGCAGGGGTTCACGCTGCTGGTCGACGACGATGGGCCGGGTATTCCAGAGTCTCAGCGTGCAGAGGTGTTCAGTCGTGGCACCCGTCTCGATGAACAGATCACCGGGCA
- a CDS encoding PepSY domain-containing protein, with protein MKRLTTLLTAVMLTVPAGFALARDIGPDEALRLRDAGTIQSFEKLNEYALSKHPGATIIETELENEYGKYVYQIELRDTAGVQWDLKIDAVTGQIYKNYQDK; from the coding sequence ATGAAAAGACTGACCACTTTGCTGACTGCCGTAATGCTCACCGTTCCTGCCGGGTTTGCCCTGGCACGTGATATCGGACCGGATGAGGCCTTGCGCCTGAGGGATGCGGGCACCATCCAGTCTTTTGAAAAGCTTAATGAATACGCATTGTCCAAGCATCCTGGGGCAACGATCATCGAGACGGAGCTCGAAAACGAATACGGCAAGTACGTTTACCAGATCGAATTGCGCGATACCGCAGGCGTTCAGTGGGACCTGAAAATAGACGCTGTCACCGGGCAGATATACAAGAACTATCAGGATAAGTAA
- a CDS encoding aminopeptidase P family protein — MSTQSTGVAERLAQTRALMSREQIDAYLVPSADPHLSEYLPGYWQGRQWLSGFHGSVGTLVITQDFAGVWADSRYWEQATKELAGSGIELVKLLPGQQGPLEWLADQAGAETVVAVDGAVLAVASSRSLASKLYARGARLRTDMDLLNELWKDRPALPTNPVFEHLPPYATLERGEKLARVRQTMLERGADWHFIATLDDIAWLFNLRGTDVSYNPVFISFALIGPQSVTLFVASDKVGDDVRQSLVRDGINLLEYTQIGAALREVPKDARLLVDPARVTCGLLDYLDSEVTLVEGLNPSTLFKSRKTEADTRHIRQVMEQDGAALCEFFAWLDAALGREPVSELTIDEKLGEARQKRPGYVSPSFATIAGFNGNGAMPHYRASEEEHAQIEGDGLLLIDSGGQYLGGTTDITRMVPVGTPSTEQKLDCTRVLKGVIALSRARFPKGILSPLLDAIARAPIWADEVNYGHGTGHGVGYFLNVHEGPQVIAYQAAATPQTAMLPGMITSIEPGTYRPGRWGVRIENLVINQEAGNTEFGEFLRFETLTLCPIDTRCLEISLLSQDERKWLNDYHAHVNERLSPLLQGAALKWLQVRTAAV; from the coding sequence ATGAGTACGCAATCCACAGGAGTGGCAGAACGTCTGGCGCAGACGCGCGCCTTGATGAGTAGGGAACAGATCGATGCCTATCTGGTGCCCTCGGCAGATCCCCATCTCTCCGAATATCTGCCTGGCTATTGGCAAGGTCGGCAATGGCTTTCCGGTTTCCATGGCTCCGTGGGAACGCTGGTCATCACTCAGGATTTCGCCGGTGTCTGGGCCGACAGTCGTTATTGGGAACAGGCGACCAAGGAGCTGGCGGGCAGCGGTATCGAACTGGTCAAGCTGCTTCCCGGCCAGCAAGGTCCTCTGGAGTGGCTTGCCGATCAGGCCGGGGCTGAAACGGTGGTTGCCGTCGACGGTGCCGTGCTGGCTGTCGCTTCCTCTCGCAGTCTTGCCAGCAAGCTGTATGCCCGTGGCGCCAGGTTGCGCACGGACATGGACCTGCTCAATGAGCTGTGGAAAGACCGTCCTGCCTTGCCAACCAATCCCGTATTCGAGCATCTGCCGCCATACGCGACCCTTGAGCGGGGCGAGAAACTGGCCCGAGTGCGTCAGACCATGCTTGAGCGTGGGGCCGATTGGCATTTCATCGCGACCCTGGATGACATTGCCTGGCTGTTCAATCTGCGCGGCACCGATGTTTCCTACAATCCGGTCTTTATCTCTTTTGCGCTGATCGGGCCTCAGAGCGTCACGTTGTTCGTGGCCTCGGACAAGGTGGGCGATGATGTGCGCCAGAGTCTTGTGCGCGACGGTATCAACCTGCTGGAGTACACGCAGATCGGCGCAGCATTGCGTGAAGTGCCAAAGGATGCGCGTCTGCTGGTGGATCCGGCACGAGTGACCTGTGGCCTGCTCGATTACCTGGACAGTGAAGTGACGCTGGTCGAAGGGTTGAATCCGAGCACCTTGTTCAAATCCCGCAAGACCGAAGCTGATACACGGCACATTCGCCAGGTCATGGAGCAGGACGGTGCAGCGCTGTGCGAGTTCTTTGCCTGGCTTGACGCGGCATTGGGGCGCGAGCCCGTGAGTGAGCTGACCATCGACGAAAAACTCGGCGAAGCTCGTCAGAAACGTCCTGGTTATGTGTCGCCAAGTTTTGCCACCATCGCGGGATTCAATGGTAACGGGGCAATGCCGCATTACCGTGCCAGTGAAGAGGAGCATGCGCAGATCGAGGGTGACGGCCTGTTGCTGATCGACTCTGGTGGACAATATCTGGGCGGCACCACCGACATTACGCGCATGGTTCCGGTAGGTACGCCCAGCACCGAGCAGAAGCTGGACTGTACGCGAGTGCTCAAGGGCGTGATTGCTCTGTCCCGGGCTCGTTTTCCGAAGGGGATTCTGTCGCCGTTGCTGGATGCCATTGCCCGGGCGCCGATCTGGGCCGATGAGGTCAATTACGGTCATGGCACCGGGCACGGTGTCGGCTATTTCCTGAATGTGCACGAAGGGCCGCAGGTCATTGCCTATCAGGCGGCAGCCACGCCACAGACAGCAATGTTGCCGGGGATGATCACGTCCATCGAGCCGGGTACTTACCGGCCGGGTCGCTGGGGAGTGCGAATCGAGAACCTGGTCATCAACCAGGAAGCGGGCAATACCGAGTTCGGTGAGTTTCTCAGGTTCGAGACGCTTACGCTGTGCCCGATCGATACGCGCTGCCTGGAAATCTCACTGCTGAGCCAGGACGAGCGCAAGTGGCTCAACGACTATCATGCTCACGTCAATGAGCGCCTGAGCCCGTTGCTGCAGGGTGCGGCCCTGAAGTGGTTGCAGGTCCGCACGGCGGCGGTCTGA
- the queD gene encoding 6-carboxytetrahydropterin synthase QueD, producing MEIFKEFTFESAHLLPHVPEGHKCGRLHGHSFRVGIHLSGKVDPHIGWIRDFSEIKAIFKPLYERLDHNYLNDIPGLENPTSENLAKWIWDELKPLLPELSAVRIHETCTSGCEYRGE from the coding sequence GTGGAAATTTTCAAAGAGTTTACTTTCGAGTCTGCACACCTACTTCCTCATGTGCCTGAAGGCCATAAATGTGGTCGTCTGCATGGACATTCGTTCCGGGTAGGCATCCATCTGTCCGGCAAGGTCGATCCTCATATTGGCTGGATACGCGATTTCTCCGAAATCAAAGCGATCTTCAAGCCACTGTATGAGCGCCTGGACCATAACTACCTCAACGATATTCCTGGCCTGGAAAACCCGACCAGCGAAAACCTGGCGAAATGGATCTGGGACGAACTGAAACCCCTGCTCCCTGAGCTCTCGGCAGTTCGCATCCACGAAACCTGTACCAGTGGATGTGAATATCGCGGCGAGTGA
- a CDS encoding response regulator transcription factor, which yields MRLLLVEDHVPLADELIAALGRQGYAVDWLADGRDAVYQGVSEPYDLIVLDLGLPGLPGLEVLQQWRAKGLTAPVLILTARGSWSERIEGLKAGADDYLTKPFHPEELQLRIQALLRRSHGLANQPTLESAGLNLDEGRQCVVRDGVDIQLTSAEFRLLRYFMHHPEQILSKSHLSEHLYDGENERDSNVIEVHVNHLRRKLGRSVVTTRRGQGYLFGGNNA from the coding sequence ATGCGCCTGTTACTCGTTGAAGACCATGTGCCTCTGGCAGATGAGCTGATCGCTGCCCTTGGGCGTCAGGGTTATGCCGTGGATTGGCTGGCTGATGGCCGTGATGCGGTCTATCAGGGCGTCAGCGAGCCCTATGACCTGATTGTTCTGGATCTGGGGTTGCCTGGCCTTCCTGGTCTTGAAGTGCTTCAGCAATGGCGCGCCAAAGGCCTGACTGCGCCTGTGCTGATTCTGACGGCGCGAGGCTCGTGGTCCGAGCGCATCGAAGGCCTGAAAGCCGGTGCCGACGATTACCTGACCAAGCCGTTTCATCCTGAAGAGCTGCAGTTGCGCATCCAGGCGTTGCTGCGTCGTTCCCATGGGTTGGCCAACCAGCCGACTCTGGAGTCAGCAGGGCTCAATCTGGATGAAGGCCGGCAATGCGTTGTGCGTGACGGAGTGGATATCCAACTGACGTCTGCTGAATTCCGTCTGCTTCGTTACTTCATGCACCACCCGGAACAGATCCTCTCCAAGAGCCATCTTTCCGAGCACCTGTACGATGGCGAAAACGAACGTGACTCCAATGTGATAGAAGTCCATGTCAATCACCTGAGGCGCAAGCTCGGGCGTTCGGTGGTCACGACCCGTCGTGGCCAGGGTTATCTGTTCGGTGGTAATAACGCTTGA